Proteins encoded by one window of Aspergillus puulaauensis MK2 DNA, chromosome 4, nearly complete sequence:
- a CDS encoding uncharacterized protein (COG:S;~EggNog:ENOG410PIST;~InterPro:IPR022124;~PFAM:PF12396;~TransMembrane:1 (o785-807i)) — protein MWSPLAQSDQRSNASERRVSGSSAAPNQEQNTDINPKEAASNLQEQAPEALKNENQEQDQEEQPSTPTPDQNVPDTTEQRDEVESQASGATGSSGGGVFGKLKSLGGGLGQQVTQTVKSVPGLASKPLGILKGLTVSEGGEIPGPEGNVVGRVVEGGEEAIGGTVQEGGKIVNEAGETIGQAELTDEVKGTVDEVKGDAPEEVQEGVDDTTETAEKAVEDPEKAVEGTADEAEKTADDATGDVEETAEGAADDAEKTAEDAGEDVEKTAEEAEENLPPISSLEGLTCNKAGKIIDSSGKPIGELVEGDPKKLSRLGSKLDDKGQFWDSRGNVIGKAQTIKAEDYGDEPPFAGLEGLHVVKDGFVEDEGGNRVGKLTEGDAKKLIGRPVDEDGDVTDQHGSVKGHAEPYEEPDEEEPEEEDLSILEGKTVNKAGNVVDEQGKVYGRITSGDGKRLAGRKVDGKGQIWGDDGKVIGKAELIPGAEQEKPEGTFYGFENLSVGKDGVVQDGSGRIVGRVVEGDATKLSGRKVDEDGDILDKNGNTIGRAERWEPEEKKRDVSPMAGRKVTRDGEVRDTDGNLIGKLTSGNLSSLIGKEIDDNGYVVDNDGNKIGECTLLENIPEPEPEEPEPEGPSPEELEAQKKEQEDKELAKKMSSIVSGTLDRVLPICKMITDHVDKAEKTPKEELDEEQVVKNVKPLLEEAGSIMQECNGAIRALDPDGRIAANAKARAASHEASPEEHTLAEKLKELSESVLRTIENGKKKIEGMPHAKKALNPLWGLLSEPLFQIIAAVGLLLTGVLGLVGRLLDGLGLGGLVNGLLGGLGLDKLLGNLGLTSLTDSLGLTGNKK, from the exons ATGTGGTCCCCTCTCGCCCAGTCAGATCAGAGATCCAACGCCTCCGAGCGCAGGGTGTCCGGGTCTAGTGCCGCTCCCAACCAGGAACAGAACACCGACATCAACCCTAAGGAAGCCGCTTCAAAcctccaggaacaggcaCCAGAGGCCTTAAAAAATGAGAACCAGGAAcaggaccaggaggagcagccgTCTACTCCCACCCCTGACCAGAATGTACCTGATACAACAGAGCAGCGCGATGAGGTCGAGTCTCAGGCGTCCGGCGCCACTGGAAGCAGTGGTGGCGGTGTGTTTGGGAAGCTGAAGTCTCTTGGCGGTGGTCTTGGACAGCAGGTTACTCAGACTGTCAAGAGTGTCCCTGGGCTTGCGAGCAAGCCGCTTGGAATACTGAAGGGTCTTACGGTCAGCGAGGGTGGTGAGATTCCGGGCCCTGAAGGTAACGTTGTCGGCCGGGTTGTTGAAGGTGGCGAGGAGGCTATTGGTGGAACAGTGCaggagggaggaaagatTGTAAACGAGGCTGGCGAGACTATTGGTCAGGCTGAACTTACCGATGAGGTAAAGGGTACTGTTGACGAAGTGAAAGGTGACGCACCTGAAGAAGTACAAGAGGGTGTTGATGATACCACCGAAACCGCTGAGAAGGCAGTCGAAGACCCTGAAAAGGCTGTTGAAGGCACAgccgacgaggccgagaagaccgccgacgatgccactggagatgttgaggagACCGCGGAAGGTGCAGCAGATGATGCTGAGAAGACGGCCGAAGACGCTGGTGAAGACGTCGAAAAGACAGCCGAggaggcagaagagaacCTGCCAccaatctcctccctcgaAGGCCTGACATGCAACAAGGCCGGTAAGATCATCGACTCGTCCGGAAAGCCTATCGGCGAGTTGGTGGAGGGCGACCCCAAGAAGCTCTCCAGGCTTGGAAGCAAGCTGGACGACAAGGGTCAATTCTGGGACAGCCGTGGCAACGTGATCGGGAAAGCCCAGACGATCAAGGCCGAGGATTATGGAGACGAGCCTCCCTTCGCTGGTCTTGAAGGTCTGCACGTTGTAAAGGACGGCTTCGTTGAGGATGAAGGCGGCAACCGGGTCGGCAAGCTCACTGAGGGCGATGCTAAGAAGCTCATCGGCCGTCctgtcgatgaggatggcgacgtcACCGACCAGCACGGCAGCGTTAAGGGCCACGCAGAGCCTTACGAGGAgcctgatgaggaggagcccgaagaggaggacctgTCAATCCTAGAGGGCAAGACAGTCAACAAGGCCGGCAATGTTGTCGACGAGCAAGGCAAGGTTTATGGTCGCATCACCTCTGGCGATGGTAAGCGTCTTGCAGGACGAAAAGTCGACGGCAAGGGTCAAATCTGGGGTGACGATGGCAAGGTTATCGGTAAGGCTGAGCTCATCCCTGGCgccgagcaggagaagcCTGAGGGTACATTCTATGGATTTGAGAACCTCAGTGTCGGCAAGGATGGTGTGGTCCAGGATGGATCCGGCCGCATTGTTGGCCGTGTCGTTGAAGGAGACGCCACGAAGCTTTCTGGCCGTAaagttgatgaggatggcgacaTTCTTGACAAAAATGGGAACACCATTGGACGTGCCGAGCGCTGGGAgccggaagagaagaagcgtgATGTCAGCCCCATGGCAGGCCGCAAGGTTACCCGCGACGGTGAAGTCCGCGACACGGATGGAAACCTCATCGGCAAGTTGACCTCAGGTAACCTGAGCAGCCTCATCGGAAAGGAGATCGATGACAACGGATACGTCGTCGACAATGATGGAAACAAGATTGGCGAGTGTACCTTGCTAGAAAACATCCCGGAACCCGAGCCTGAGGAGCCTGAGCCAGAGGGCCCGTCCCCCGAAGAGCTCGAGGCTCAGAAGAAGGAACAGGAAGACAAGGAGCTGGCCAAGAAGATGTCAAGCATTGTCTCAGGAACTCTGGACCGTGTTCTACCCATCTGCAAGATGATCACCGAT CATGTCGACAAAGCAGAGAAGACACCAAAGGAGGAGCTCGACGAGGAGCAAGTGGTTAAGAACGTGAAGCCATTGCTCGAGGAGGCCGGCAGCATTATGCAAGAATGCAACGGTGCAATTCGTGCTCTTGATCCCGATGGACGTATTGCCGCCAACGCGAAGGCCAGAGCTGCCTCCCACGAGGCATCGCCTGAAGAACACACGCTGGccgagaagctgaaggagctTTCGGAATCAGTTCTCAGGACCATCGAAaacggaaagaagaagatcgagggCATGCCGCATGCAAAGAAGGCCCTCAACCCTCTCTGGGGTCTTCTCAGCGAACCGCTCTTCCAGATCATCGCGGCCGTTGGGCTCCTCTTGACTGGTGTGCTCGGCCTAGTCGGGCGATTGCTGGATGGCCTTGGGCTGGGTGGCTTGGTAAACGGCTTGCTCGGTGGCCTGGGACTCGACAAGCTGCTGGGAAACCTGGGGTTGACATCCTTGACGGACTCCCTGGGATTGACCGGCAACAAGAAATAG
- a CDS encoding uncharacterized protein (COG:S;~EggNog:ENOG410PYUF): protein MFEDFSFSSPSSVRPPRLAPDDDRLMTDCDSMISPMSSRCPSPRSFSAPRFPRSRSLYFRSPQQQHPPPTSVPYDHHHRLSIGTLTKKLHEHTIQNPSSAENPSPRECPSPTSPSLSSYSRFPGYVLTPPDTDHDDEGYGSPISPSQSLSPTPQSPSLMPQPTSAPLDPFDPDLPTSPSTSASPSDPYYTAVRSRRQHISRLQGQYTPTDLDVIRRSLLASADDEARRHNPLLTESCHPSSLPPTQGPRRRRTGSLHRSRVRSPVSSEPVSGSGVGDAHLARRKSMCIPGSGAGPGSGAGSLLPSSTSRIEKHYQSSTDRDRGRKKSEAGLRRKSLVSAALASMIENEE, encoded by the coding sequence ATGTTTGAAGacttctcgttctcgtcccCCTCGTCGGTCAGGCCACCCCGCCTCGCCCCGGACGACGACAGACTCATGACCGACTGCGACTCCATGATCTCGCCCATGTCCTCGCGATGTCCCTCGCCCCGGTCATTCTCTGCACCGCGTTTCCCTCGCTCGCGATCGCTATACTTCCgctcgccgcagcagcaacacccgCCACCTACCTCCGTTCCctacgaccaccaccaccgtctCTCCATCGGCACCCTCACCAAGAAACTCCACGAACACACAATTCAGAACCCCTCTAGCGCCGAGAACCCTTCGCCCCGTGAATGCCCGTCGCCGACATCCCCGTCTCTATCCTCCTACTCGCGCTTCCCAGGCTACGTCCTCACCCCGCCAGACACCGAccacgacgacgagggcTACGGATCCCCGATTTCCCCCTCCCAAAGCCTCTCGCCAACACCGCAATCCCCATCGCTCATGCCGCAGCCTACCTCTGCGCCGCTTGACCCCTTTGATCCCGACCTCCCGACCTCCCCATCAACATCAGCCTCGCCTTCAGACCCCTACTACACTGCCGTCCGCTCCCGCCGCCAACACATCTCCCGCCTCCAAGGCCAATACACCCCAACAGACCTCGACGTCATCCGCCgctccctcctcgcctccgccgacgacgaagccCGCAGACACAATCCCCTCCTCACGGAATCGTGCCACCCTTCCTCACTCCCGCCTACGCAGGGCCCCCGGCGGCGAAGAACAGGTAGCCTGCACCGCTCTCGCGTGCGGTCCCCCGTTAGCTCAGAGCCGGTGTCCGGGTCCGGGGTCGGGGACGCCCACTTGGCGCGCAGGAAGAGCATGTGTATACCCGGTAGTGGAGCCGGACCAGGAAGCGGAGCGGGATCTTTACTCCCCAGCTCGACGAGCCGGATCGAGAAGCACTACCAGTCCTCGACTGACCGGGACCGcgggcggaagaagagcgaggcGGGGTTGAGGCGGAAGAGCCTGGTTAGTGCGGCTTTGGCGTCGATgattgagaatgaggagTAA
- a CDS encoding uncharacterized protein (InterPro:IPR032710), which produces MASTSSAFNNSRIRNHDDKVLLARITEYFEAFANADAQKMDSMVAADYRMSDIPLSIVRSPKRAWFEQNSGFGGLMTNISVEAITLHGSSSPGSFAVLENVVRFTLKVDPPEAAKPNLPPGIKKGDSSGMIMLSTIWWNADGKIARELEYGKLLWDGFDINAFNTW; this is translated from the exons ATGGCTTCGACCTCGTCCGCATTCAACAACAGCCGCATCCGAAACCACGATGACAAGGTATTGCTGGCGCGCATTACTGAGTACTTCGAAGCTTTCGCCAACGCCGATGCCCAAAAGATGGACAGTATGGTGGCTGCTGATTATCGCATGTCCGACATCC CCCTCAGTATCGTCAGGTCCCCCAAAAGGGCCTGGTTTGAACAGAACAGCGGGTTTGGCGGCCTTATGACGAACATCTCAGTGGAAGCCATTACGCTGCACGGCAGTTCCTCGCCCGGCTCGTTTGCGGTCTTGGAAAACGTGGTGCGGTTCACATTGAAGGTTGATCCTCCCGAGGCAGCAAAGCCCAATCTTCCTCCGGGGATAAAGAAGGGCGATTCCTCGGGTATGATCATGCTGTCTACCATATGGTGGAATGCTGATGGGAAAATTGCCCGCGAGCTTGAGTATGGGAAGTTGTTGTGGGATGGCTTTGATATTAATGCCTTTAACACTTGGTGA
- a CDS encoding oxidoreductase, short-chain dehydrogenase/reductase family (COG:S;~EggNog:ENOG410Q1MS), with protein MLVDVKVNEPPSLNESLCIRRPLNLVCCVTSTMEAWPTRHESLRLHHHDHHLKSPSPPPDLPLLSQSSPALPIEPLAGYSGALSQRSYRKSLYGSTTTGNFFDSPEGKTLRRKNAASNLNQSAATTPTPTPQMGTLCENACYNPFSAPSATSSPPPPLSPSYSPSALSDQLPELLDGYGYPLSPVLDASLAGEKQSPYKLLDNFRDRLEKFPGPDTPDIVEFHGHSRTRSDSVLFRTRRAKKPPITATVVHQGTQFEILNPHESLDFARIVSYIEDVDSHLPGNHHRDSYLHGGNGSNIIPEERYETTSDIINVEERAHDDLVGDSPHQTMPSISERLEDRDAESCYSRSLPLSRPLSMVRPRTEQNETDLGEPGPPIYLDDDSDNNQPAPLSPSLDLNPVELAALCNIGHLPPQGKGADNPTAIIYSNHPPLRKRSTIRKNRKTPSPSPFPFSPSTAGSRTSAPLNRLRGFAQNLRRKTKTLPRASLS; from the exons ATGCTTGTCGACGTGAAAGTCAATGAGCCACCTTCGTTGAATGAGAGTTTATGTATCAGACGCCCCTTGAACCTTGTGTGCTGTGTCACTTCCACCATGGAAGCCTGGCCCACCCGCCATGAATCTCTCCGTCTGcaccaccacgaccaccaTCTGAAGTCGCCATCGCCTCCGCCAgacctccctcttctctctcagAGCTCTCCTGCGCTCCCTATCGAGCCACTCGCTGGATACTCAGGTGCTCTCTCGCAACGCAGTTATCGCAAATCCCTCTACGGCAGCACCACCACGGGCAACTTCTTCGACAGCCCAGAAGGCAAGACGCTGCGGCGCAAGAACGCGGCTTCGAATCTGAACCAGTCTGCTGCGACCACGCCCACACCCACGCCTCAGATGGGCACTCTCTGCGAGAATGCCTGCTACAATCCGTTCTCTGCGCCCTCCGCGACGTCgagtccgccgccgcctctgTCACCCTCTTACTCGCCCAGTGCCCTAAGTGACCAGTTGCCCGAGTTGTTGGACGGGTATGGCT ATCCGTTGTCTCCGGTGCTGGATGCGAGCTtggctggcgagaagcagagcCCGTATAAACTTCTA GACAATTTCCGTGATCGACTGGAGAAATTCCCGGGTCCGGACACCCCGGATATCGTCGAGTTTCACGGTCACAGCAGGACTCGGTCAGATTCGGTCCTGTTCAGAACCCGACGGGCGAAGAAACCACCCATAACGGCTACCGTGGTACATCAGGGAACTCAATTCGAGATCCTGAATCCGCATGAATCGCTAGATTTTGCGCGCATAGTCTCCTAcatcgaggatgtcgataGCCATTTGCCCGGAAATCACCACCGAGATTCCTACCTACATGGCGGTAATGGTTCCAATATAATCCCAGAGGAACGGTACGAAACGACGTCCGATATCATCAATGTTGAAGAACGCGCTCACGACGACCTGGTCGGCGACTCTCCTCACCAGACCATGCCATCCATCTCCGAGCGACTTGAAGACAGGGACGCCGAGTCCTGCTACTCCAGAAGCCTGCCCCTGTCTCGACCCCTGTCCATGGTACGACCACGGACAGAACAGAATGAAACCGACCTCGGTGAACCAGGACCACCCATCTATTTGgacgacgacagcgacaacaacCAACCCGCCCCTTTATCACCCTCTCTGGACCTCAACCCCGTTGAACTCGCCGCCCTGTGTAATATTGGGCATCTCCCACCACAGGGTAAAGGCGCCGACAATCCTACGGCAATCATTTATAGCAACCACCCGCCGCTCCGTAAAAGATCCACCATCCGCAAAAACCGCAAAACACCATCTCCCTCACCTTTTCCATTCTCTCCCTCTACGGCGGGATCTCGTACCTCGGCGCCGTTAAATCGGTTGAGGGGGTTCGCCCAGAATCTACGTCGGAAAACGAAGACATTGCCCCGTGCTAGCTTGTCTTAG